Part of the Tolypothrix sp. PCC 7910 genome, CGCATCGCTTCAGGAGTAACGGGCCGTGAGAATGTTCCCAACGTGGAACAATTAATCTCCGGCTTAGTTTTTTGGAGTATTATTCTGTTGACTGCGGTAGCTGTTCTACAGACTTTAGGGCTAGAGGTAGCTTCTCGACCATTAAATAATTTTGTCGATCAGCTTGCAGGCTTTTTGCCAAAGTTGTTTGGTGCAGCAATTCTTTTGGGCGTTGCTTGGTTATTAGCTACCCTTGTGAAGGTGATAACGATTCGGGGACTGCAAGTGTTGAGGTTTGATGAGCGTTTGAATCAACAAGCGCAGGATGCTGACTCTACACCAGGACTGAATCAATTATCTGTCACAGATACCATTGGTAATGCTCTGTACTGGTTCATCTTTTTACTATTTATTGTCCCAGTTTTAGATACTCTGGGGTTAAGGGAAGCATTACAACCAGTCAAAGCTCTGATTACAGAGATTCTTTCCATTCTGCCCAATATCTTAGCTGCAACATTAATTGCGGCTGTGGGCTGGTTTGTGGCAAATCTCATTCGCCGGGTTGTTACCAATTTATTGATTACAACTGGAATCGACCATTTGGGCAGTCGTTTTGGACTTTCGCCTAATGTTGGAGCGCAACCACTGTCGAATATTCTCGGCACTGTGGTTTATATTTTGATTTTGATTCCTGTTGCGACCGCAGCGCTGAATGCTTTGAAAATTGAGGCGATTTCAGTCCCTGCGATCGCCATGTTACAACAGATTCTTAATGCCTTACCTGCAATTTTTACAGCTATCGGCATTCTGATTCTAGGCTATTTCTTGGGAAGGTTTGTCTCGGAAGTTGTCACGAGTATCCTTACCAGTTTAGGCTTTAACAACATTTTTTCAGTTCTGGGTTTGCCATCCCCAAGACAAACAGCTGTCTACACAGAAACAGGCGCACCAGTCACTACACCCACCCGTACCCCATCAGAAATTGTCGGTATTATTGTCTTCGTCGGCATTTTACTATTTGCGACGGTAGCAGCAGTCAATATCCTCAATATTCCTGCACTCACAGCGCTAGTATCGGGTATCTTGATTATCTTCGGCAGAATTTTATCGGGATTAGTGGTATTTGGCATTGGGCTATTCTTAGCAAACCTGGCTTTTAACATCATTGTCAGTTCCGAAAGCGCTCAAGCAAGGATTTTAGGACAAGTAGCGCGGATTGCCATCCTTACTTTAGTCTCAGCAATGGCGCTGCGGCAAATTGGAGTAGCTAGCGACATTGTAAATTTAGCATTTGGGCTTTTACTCGGTGCGATCGCAGTGGCTATTGCTCTAGCTTTTGGTCTTGGTGGTCGAGATGTAGCCCGCGAACAAGTTAAAGAGTGGTTAGACTCTTTTAAAAGTAAGGGTTAACCCATGTTTTTCTCGGCAGCTTGTCTGCAAATCTCGGCACTTGCTGCTAAAAGCATCACAATTTGAGAAAATATCTCGGCAACTCGCCTTGAGATATTAAAAGTTAAAGCTTTGAACTTGGATGTTCAACCATAAAAGTTGACATTCCGAGTTCAAAGCTTCAATTTTGCAGTTCCAAGCTCGACATTTCTAGTTCTAAACTCGAGGTTTTTAGTTCCAAGCTCGAAGCTTCTAGTTTCAAACTCGAAGGTTCTAGTTCCAAACTCGACATTTCAACTTCTAAGCTCGACATTCCGAGTTCCAAGCTCGAAGTTTCTAGTTCCAAACTCGAAAGAATAGGTAATGAGCGAGAATTCCCACCCATTACCCATTACCCATTACCTATTACCCATTATTACCCATTCCACTTATCGTCCAACAGAGTTAGAAATATCTCTACCTGCTTGAGCTGCACTGTCTTTTACACCGCCAGCAGTTTCCTTAGCACCTTCTACATAGCCGGAGCCGAATTCTTTAAAAGCTTCTCCTGATTGTTGACCAATCCGTTGCAGTCTTTCACCAGGATTACCTTTTGTTTCGCGAGCTTCGCGGTTCCATTGTCCTATTGTCTTTGGTCTTTGAGCATCATTTTGTTCTACACTTTCCCGAACTTGCTGGCGTAACTGTGAGTTACTGCGTCCAGAATCAACATTTGTAGTCAATACAATCAAACCAACTACAGCTACAGCCAAAAAACGCTTGACCTGAAGTCCCTGAAACAGAGAACTGATTTTAGCGATCGCGTTAGAAATCCAATTTGTCATGCCAATACTCCGTTGATGCATTCTTAATTTTTTTCAGACCTTCGCAATATCATTGGCTCACTCTAAATTCAGTTAATGACACGATGAATACACGGATTTTCTATATGCCACTAACTAAAAATTTAATTATTTTAGAGATTAAGTAATGCAATCTGGTGCAATACTGCCTATTTTGAAGCAAATTGTCTGTTTTGATTACAAATTCCAGACTAACTGTAAAAAAATAATAATTCCTCTAACAAAAGTCAGAGGTTGCTTATAAATAAGCAATACTTATTTAAGTCTCTGGTATGGCAAATATCTGAGTTTGCAATTTAATAAAGCAAAATAAATTTTAATTTTCACTCACATGATTAATTTTTATCGAGCCTCTGTTTATTAAACAAGAGAAAAGCTACAAAGGCATATCTGGGTAGTAAAATACAGGTTATTCTAGCTTCTGCAATTTGTCTATTAAAGTAAAATTCAAAAAATATATCTCTAGGCTTATTCCTCAAGAAATATGAAGTATATAGTTGGCATAATCATATTATTGTTGATTACTGGCATTGCACTACTTAATGCAACAATTAGAAGAAAATTATTGCAAGAATCTCATCAGAAATCACTAAAAGTATTATTTATAGGTAATAGTTATACCTATTACAATGAGCTTCCTAATTTGGTGAAAAATCTAGCTCTAAACGCAAAAGCAGCTAGAAAGTTTGAAACTGAAATGGTGACAGTTGGAGGAGCTACATTAGAACAGCTTTGGCAACAGGGTAAAGGTGTAAGCAGGATTAAGAATGGCAAATGGGACTATGTTGTATTACAAGAACAAAGTACTTTACCTATCACTAATCCAAAATTAATGTACGAATATGCTCGGTTATTTAACGAAGAAATCAAGAAAATTAATGCTCAAACTGTGTTTTACCTAACTTGGGCAAGACAGAATCGACCAGAAACACAACAAGCACTGAAAGATTCATATATGACAATTGCTCAAGAACTAAATGCAATCGTCGCTCCAGTGGGAATAGTTTGGCAAAAAATTCAAGAACAAAATCAAAATTTAATGCTTTACGAGCCAGATAATAGCCACTCCAGCCCAATTGGTTCTTATGTAGCAGCTTGCGTCTTTTATGCAACTATTTATGGTAAAATTCCTGAAGGCTTAAACTATCCGAATAACAATAATAATTCAAATAATCCACCAGAAAATAATAAGACAAAATTAGAAGAATTAAACCAGATAGATATGACAATGATTCAACATTTGGCTTGGGAAGTGGTTAGCCGAACACAATCATAAACCTTACTTTAGCGAGGTTTAGATACCCGAATTTTTGAAAAAGTCGGGTATATGGGCAGCAATTTTTTCTTAACCCTCTTATGTCAGACTGGGAAAAGCCAATCCCTGAAAGCCTTTCGGAGCTTTACTTTTCAGCTTTTGGCTATAAATTTTAGTTTCTATTAGAAAAGAAAGGCTCAAAGGTTGATTAGATAAAGGTTCCAATGTTTCGCTACGATTATTGTTTTCCGAAAGTGACACAACAGGGTTAAGTAATTGCCTTTCTAATGTAGGGTGTGTTAGGCGCGTATTTGCGATATTATTTGTCATTAAATAACTATTCTAGCGCCTAACGCACCATCCAGGCGGCGGTGCGTTACGGCTAAATTTAATTGTCTCTTTGTCCCAAATCCCTTCGTAACCGTAACACACCCTACTTCAGATTTACTGCGGTGCGTTACGGCTAAATTTCATTATCCCTGTGTCCGAAATCCATTCGTAGCCGTAACACACCCTACATTTTATAAATGGTCTTTAAGCAAATCTGTTTTAGGGTTGATTATATTTTGAGTTTTAAATTTTGAATTTTTAATTCCACCTTTGGGCGTACAGTATCGCTTTCCCTTCGGCGGAAGATTTTGGTTTTTATAACTACTAATATCTTTGCTTAATTATGCTGTTTTCTGTAAGCGATGTTCTTGATTTATCGCTATAGGAATATGCATTTTTCTCACTTCTGCCAGGTTAAGTAATTTGGAGACTTGAAGTTATGCGCTGGGAATTTGGGCGAAGAAGTACCAATGTTGAAGACAGGCGAGGAAGCAGGATTTCGGCTCCTGTGGTGGGAGGTGGTATTGGAGCAGTTATTTTATCTGTGATAGTGGCTTTATTGGGTGGCGATCCTAGCGTCATTTGGGAGCAACAACCGAGCGATCGCCCTTATTCACAATCTCCCCAAACCCAACGTTCCGCAAACAGCGATCGCATGGCTGATTTTGTTTCTGTTGTCCTCGCAGATACAGAAGATACATGGAGTAGCTTGTTTCAGCAACAAGGAAGAACTTATAGAGAACCGACTTTAGTTTTATATTCAGATGCAGTGGAATCAGCTTGCGGCTTTACGCGATCGGCTGTTGGGCCTTTCTATTGTCCTAGCGATCAAAAGCTCTATATCGATTTAAGCTTTTATGAGGATCTGAAAAATCGCTACCAAGCACCAGGAGATTTTGCCCAAGCTTATGTAATTGCTCATGAAGTTGGACACCATGTCCAGAATCTCATGGGAATTTCCCAGCAGGTGCGATCGCTTCAACGTCAAGCAGATCAAGTAGAAGCCAATCAACTTTCCGTACGCCAAGAATTACAAGCTGATTGTTTTGCTGGTGTTTGGGCGTATCATGCTGATCGCTCACGCCAAATTCTCGAAACAGGTGATATTGAAGAAGCTCTCAATGCTGCTAGCAGTATTGGAGATGATCGCTTACAAAGTCAAGCCAGAGGATACGTGATTCCTGAATCTTTTACTCACGGTAGTTCAGATCAAAGAGTCCGTTGGTTTAAACGCGGTATTCAAACAGGTAATCCTGAACAATGTAATACTTTTACAGCTACAAATCTCTAAAATTTTGGGGATAATACGAATTTCCAGCCAAAAACCAATAAAATTGACTTTTCTGAATTACGAATTAGTAACTATATAAATATACTCACTTCTGCTGTTATTCCAATTAGGAATCAGATGTGAGTTATTTTTTTATATGAATTTATTATTTATAGTTATTTCCTAGTCAAGACTAATTAACATCAAGGTAGTTACGAACCCTGCTAACTACTATATTTGGCTACTAACGCAATTCGTCGTATTCTGGTGTTTCTACACGTCTTGTTTCGGAACGGGGAGGCAAAAACTCCGCACGACGAACAGGAACTAAAGGAGGTGTAGGCCCTTGATAGGGATGAATTACTTGTACAGTGCGGGCTGGACGCTGTTTTGGAGAAAATAAAGCCAAGACTCCAGCTACCACAACACCGCCACCAATAGTGAGAGTCATACCTCCCACAGCCCAAACTATGGGCGAAGACCACCAAGGATTTTGCGGTTGTAAAGCGGCTCTTTGATTATTTTGTTGAGCAAATAACTGCTGTTGCTGTTGTTGCTGGTTATAAGTTTGAAATTGCCACTGGAGTTGTTGATTTTGCACTCTCAACTGCTCGTTGTCGCTTTTTAATTTCGCCATTTCCGACTTCACTGATTCCAATTCTGCTCGCTGATCGGAATTAGGTCCAGTTGGCGGTTGATTTGGATACACTGGCTGTCCAGGGTAATACTGTGGTGGCGGCATTACTTGAGGTTGTACTACAGTAGCTGGCATTTGCGGAGCTACAGCAGCAAAGTTAGGTTGTAGCGAATTACCACCTGCTCCTTTGAGCAATACGAGAGCTGCTAGCCCAGCTACAGCAACTCCGCCGATAAATGCCATACTTTCACTCATCGCCTCTGCCCCTTAACTGCGACTGAACTATAACCATTTTTAACTTACTCACACTCACACTCATACTTGCTCTTGTACGTCACTTCGCATAATAATCACAGTTACAGCAATTATCTTAGCTGTTTTTTTACAGCATGATATCTACTGAATAATATTCAAGATTATACCTGTTAAATTGTCTACCAGCTAAGGGCACAAAAAACTACACTGTTATATATTTTTAATCTACTTTTTCTGTCTGAGCAAGATGAGTATTTGTACTAGTTGCTATTTGTTTTGATAGCTGCATTGAGATTTTGGCAAAATTCTGCGATCGCACTCAATCCTTGGGCTGGTGTACCTTCTGCTAACCGTTTTACAAAAGCACTACCCACAATTACGGCATCGGCTCCCCAATCTTTTACCTGACGCGCTTGTTCTACTTGGGAAATACCAAAGCCTACGCCAATAGGCTTATCTGTAACATTACGAATTTGGTTTAGTAAATCCGACACTCGTGTTTCCATCTGGGAGCGTATACCTGTGACACCGGTGACACTAACTAAATAGATAAATCCTTGTGAAGAACGAGCGATCGCTTCTATGCGTTCTGCCGAACTTGTTGGTGCGACTAACAAAGTTAAGTCAATTCCAATTTCACTGGCTGGTTTAAGTAAACCTGAAGCTTCTTCCAGAGGTAAATCAGGTACCACCAAACCTGCTACTCCAGCAGCAGCCACTTGTTGGAGAAATTTCTCAATCCCCCTATGCAAAATTGGGTTGTAGTAAGAAAACAGAATAATTGGCGCTTTTAAATCGGGAGTCGTTGCTTGTAACATTTCCAGCACCCGATCTAATGTGGTTCCTTTTTCCAAAGCGCGGGTAGCAGCCGCTTGAATTACAGGGCCATCTGCCAAAGGATCTGAATAGGGAACCCCTAGCTCAATAATATCTGCTCCGCTGCGATCAAGAGCCCGCAATGCTGCCGCTGTTGTTTCTAAATCTGGATCGCCAGCTGTGATAAACGGAATCAAAGCAGTTTCTTTATTGCGTCCAAGAGTTTCAAAGCAGTGAGAAATGGCAGTCATTGGTCAAGATTCAAGAGTCAGTTGTCATATAGTATCAAACAACGGACAACGAGCAAACGACCAATCAGAACTTAGAGTGAATCGGCAGCCATCAACATAACTATATTAAAAAGGGAAAAGGAGAAGGGGTGAAGGTAAAAACCTTTATCCTTTCTCCTTTTCCCTAGAAAACTTAACCTAGATCAGCTAAAGCGCGCCTACTTAGACCTGAGTTTGTTTTTCTTGTTCGATCTCAGCTTGAATCTTGGCTAATTCTTCGGGAGTTAATTCGTCCAGGCGCTTTTGGAAAAAGGCTTGTTCGTAATCTTCCCTTTGTTGGTGGTAGGTCATTTTTTTACCCACCGCACGGAAAATATAGGTAGCTAACCAGCCAAGCAATCCACTGATTAGCAAGACTTGGCTCCATATACCAGCTTTTTGACTATCTAACCCTACTAGCTGCAAGCCGATATATCCTACACCTCCAGCAACAAAAAAGCCCAAGCCAATTCCTATAGCATCAATGCGTCGCATGAGATTTATGACCTACCAATATTGTTAAACTTCAATTTTTCGCGGCTGGGGTCGAATATTTACAAATGGTGATAGCACCAACAACCCCGGGAAGAAAAAGAACACCAGAAAGTACATAAAGGTGCGCTCTACAGAACTAGCCACATACCAGCGCAGCTTTAAGTAAAATAAAACAGCTACTGGGAGGACTAACAAGTAAGCTCCAGCTAAAGTCAGATACAGCAGGGCTACAATCATAATTCTTTCTCTAAGATAGACAAGAACGTTCAGGACATGTATTTCTCATCATAGGCTGAATGGCTGAACTCAGGGAAGTGGGGAGTAGGGATGAGGGGGATGGGAGAAATAACAAACACAAAACACCTAATTTAAATTTTTAGTTGTCATTTTATATAAGTGCATGTTAAACTAGGAAAGGCTTGTGGCAAAAGAATGCTTGTATAACCCAAAATTAATAGGCGCTGCCTAGTTAAAGTGAGGGGAACAAAAGTACTTCCAAAGCTAAAGAGCGATCGCATAATTTTATTGATTTTCATGCAGTAAAATATTTTGCGAAGCTACCAAGCTGGTAAAATTGCTGACTGTGAACAAAATTTTTTTAAATTTTAGTTGCACAAAAACGCAATTAATGGTGGAATGTATGAGGAGGTTTTTTAATCCTCTGAAATACAACTAGCCCCTAGTAAAAAAATAGGGGGGTGTGGCGGAATGGTAGACGCTACGGACTTAGCTAACTGAGCCTTGATAGAGAAATCTTTCAAGTGTCAGCTCTCAAACTCAGGGAAACCTACATCTGTTTACAGACATGGCAATCCTGAGCCAAGCCCCAAAATTTATGTTTTTTAAAACATAAATTTTCGGGAAGGTGCAGAGACTCGACGGGAGCTACCCTAACGTTAAGTCGAGGGTAAAGGGAGAGTCCAATTCTCAAAACCTAAAGTTGTAAAAACTGTTAGGTAGTAGCGAAAGCTGCGGGAGGATGAAAATCCGTTGATCGTAAAAGGTCGTGTGGGTTCAAGTCCCACCACCCCCATAAACAACTGAAAAAGTATTAGCCTTGCTCAATGTACAGCTAATTATTATAGATGAGAGTGAATAGGTTACTCTTCATCTCTAATATAAAGTATTTTTTAGCAAATTAAGCACAGAGATAAAAGCGCACAGCCAGCTGTGCGCTTTTACAATACAATCAGGCGTATCTCACCTTGGCATAGCCTCTCATAGAGAACTTACAATCGGCTGTAAGTCAAGATTTTTATTCAGCCAAAGTAAGTAAAGTTTTCTTAGGAGAAAGCTGAAAGGTAACAGCGTTTAAATTTTCCCGTATTAATTAAGCGAA contains:
- a CDS encoding mechanosensitive ion channel, whose translation is MNTTWLGITQVLDIGWSIRVQQFLAQSPSLPPEQSVVNQGIGEVRGIVDQIILFTPRLLGAAAILLIGWLIAAIIAAVTRGILNRTDIDNRIASGVTGRENVPNVEQLISGLVFWSIILLTAVAVLQTLGLEVASRPLNNFVDQLAGFLPKLFGAAILLGVAWLLATLVKVITIRGLQVLRFDERLNQQAQDADSTPGLNQLSVTDTIGNALYWFIFLLFIVPVLDTLGLREALQPVKALITEILSILPNILAATLIAAVGWFVANLIRRVVTNLLITTGIDHLGSRFGLSPNVGAQPLSNILGTVVYILILIPVATAALNALKIEAISVPAIAMLQQILNALPAIFTAIGILILGYFLGRFVSEVVTSILTSLGFNNIFSVLGLPSPRQTAVYTETGAPVTTPTRTPSEIVGIIVFVGILLFATVAAVNILNIPALTALVSGILIIFGRILSGLVVFGIGLFLANLAFNIIVSSESAQARILGQVARIAILTLVSAMALRQIGVASDIVNLAFGLLLGAIAVAIALAFGLGGRDVAREQVKEWLDSFKSKG
- a CDS encoding DUF4886 domain-containing protein, with amino-acid sequence MKYIVGIIILLLITGIALLNATIRRKLLQESHQKSLKVLFIGNSYTYYNELPNLVKNLALNAKAARKFETEMVTVGGATLEQLWQQGKGVSRIKNGKWDYVVLQEQSTLPITNPKLMYEYARLFNEEIKKINAQTVFYLTWARQNRPETQQALKDSYMTIAQELNAIVAPVGIVWQKIQEQNQNLMLYEPDNSHSSPIGSYVAACVFYATIYGKIPEGLNYPNNNNNSNNPPENNKTKLEELNQIDMTMIQHLAWEVVSRTQS
- a CDS encoding neutral zinc metallopeptidase, with the protein product MRWEFGRRSTNVEDRRGSRISAPVVGGGIGAVILSVIVALLGGDPSVIWEQQPSDRPYSQSPQTQRSANSDRMADFVSVVLADTEDTWSSLFQQQGRTYREPTLVLYSDAVESACGFTRSAVGPFYCPSDQKLYIDLSFYEDLKNRYQAPGDFAQAYVIAHEVGHHVQNLMGISQQVRSLQRQADQVEANQLSVRQELQADCFAGVWAYHADRSRQILETGDIEEALNAASSIGDDRLQSQARGYVIPESFTHGSSDQRVRWFKRGIQTGNPEQCNTFTATNL
- a CDS encoding heterocyst differentiation related protein, whose product is MSESMAFIGGVAVAGLAALVLLKGAGGNSLQPNFAAVAPQMPATVVQPQVMPPPQYYPGQPVYPNQPPTGPNSDQRAELESVKSEMAKLKSDNEQLRVQNQQLQWQFQTYNQQQQQQQLFAQQNNQRAALQPQNPWWSSPIVWAVGGMTLTIGGGVVVAGVLALFSPKQRPARTVQVIHPYQGPTPPLVPVRRAEFLPPRSETRRVETPEYDELR
- the trpA gene encoding tryptophan synthase subunit alpha, which translates into the protein MTAISHCFETLGRNKETALIPFITAGDPDLETTAAALRALDRSGADIIELGVPYSDPLADGPVIQAAATRALEKGTTLDRVLEMLQATTPDLKAPIILFSYYNPILHRGIEKFLQQVAAAGVAGLVVPDLPLEEASGLLKPASEIGIDLTLLVAPTSSAERIEAIARSSQGFIYLVSVTGVTGIRSQMETRVSDLLNQIRNVTDKPIGVGFGISQVEQARQVKDWGADAVIVGSAFVKRLAEGTPAQGLSAIAEFCQNLNAAIKTNSN
- a CDS encoding DUF3007 family protein, whose protein sequence is MRRIDAIGIGLGFFVAGGVGYIGLQLVGLDSQKAGIWSQVLLISGLLGWLATYIFRAVGKKMTYHQQREDYEQAFFQKRLDELTPEELAKIQAEIEQEKQTQV
- the ndhL gene encoding NAD(P)H-quinone oxidoreductase subunit L encodes the protein MMIVALLYLTLAGAYLLVLPVAVLFYLKLRWYVASSVERTFMYFLVFFFFPGLLVLSPFVNIRPQPRKIEV